One Methylobacterium oryzae DNA window includes the following coding sequences:
- a CDS encoding Dps family protein — MAKAKPSSRIESARLNTPTDLDPSDVRTIAEGLTVLSSDLFALYIKTKNFHWHMSGPHFRDYHLLLDEQSAQIFEIIDAVNERARKIGGTVLRSLGQAKSLTRVADNDAEYVSPLDMLKELRDDNKALTANMRTLHGVTDEAGDVATTSQLEEWIDQSEERTWFLYETTRNATDSGH; from the coding sequence ATGGCCAAGGCCAAGCCGAGCAGCCGCATCGAGAGTGCGCGCCTCAACACCCCGACCGACCTCGATCCGAGCGACGTCCGGACGATCGCCGAGGGCCTGACCGTCCTGAGCTCGGACCTGTTCGCCCTCTACATCAAGACCAAGAACTTCCACTGGCACATGAGCGGGCCCCATTTCCGCGACTACCACCTGCTGCTGGACGAGCAGTCGGCCCAGATCTTCGAGATCATCGACGCGGTGAACGAGCGCGCCCGCAAGATCGGCGGCACGGTCCTGCGCTCGCTCGGCCAGGCCAAGAGCCTGACCCGCGTGGCCGACAACGATGCCGAGTACGTCTCGCCCCTCGACATGCTCAAGGAGCTGCGCGACGACAACAAGGCCCTCACCGCCAACATGCGGACGCTCCACGGGGTCACCGACGAGGCCGGCGACGTGGCGACCACCTCGCAGCTCGAGGAGTGGATCGACCAGTCCGAGGAGCGGACGTGGTTCCTCTACGAGACCACCCGCAACGCGACCGACAGCGGCCACTGA
- a CDS encoding L,D-transpeptidase family protein: MVPVQPRRHARPHAALGAGLSLLALLGAPGVALAQGTGAAQGGPAPVPPLAAPVAVPPAAGETAKSQEPRAPEAKGEAKGAAGKPAEAKWADTRPAETRPAEPRATEAAPEPVPAQGKAQDARAQDAKAQDGKASESKASDARSAETKSQPAKPQEAAKRSREPAPLVYAKVSADPNPTLTPRTFLDTLRAAERYAAFAEAGGWERLPDDLARLKPGERHPAIPALRHHLTLTGDLPADAPANDRLDPPLVAAIAAFQGRHGLPDSGILGRLTINALNVPAAVRQRQLAASAARLMGSKFPFGERYVVVNIPSAAVEAVENGAVARRYVAVVGSPDKATPSVETRITDINFNPTWTVPASVVKNEIIPAMRKNPGYLAKNRIRILGPAGEVDPTRIDWAGQKAVNYTLRQDSGLDNSLGQVRIDMPNRFAVYMHDTPAKSLFAASVRFHSHGCVRVGQVKELVGWLLQGTDGPNGPGTNWGPIEIETGIADGERRDIKLTKPIPVTFVYLTGFATPDGKAHFRDDIYNLDTPAPEPAATGAIPPAAGADAAKPAPAPAPVPPRPGAAHDAKPAPARAAAAKPATVGPAPVRPAPAKPSPERPATEHRSLESVEPIR; the protein is encoded by the coding sequence ATGGTCCCGGTCCAGCCCCGCCGTCACGCCCGCCCGCACGCCGCGCTGGGTGCGGGCCTGTCCCTGCTGGCCCTGCTCGGAGCGCCCGGCGTCGCCCTGGCGCAGGGGACCGGCGCGGCGCAGGGCGGCCCCGCGCCGGTGCCGCCGCTCGCCGCGCCGGTCGCGGTGCCGCCCGCCGCGGGCGAGACCGCGAAGAGCCAGGAGCCCCGCGCACCGGAGGCGAAGGGTGAGGCGAAGGGCGCGGCCGGCAAGCCGGCGGAGGCCAAGTGGGCCGACACCAGGCCGGCCGAGACCAGGCCGGCCGAGCCCCGGGCGACCGAGGCCGCGCCGGAGCCCGTCCCGGCGCAGGGCAAGGCGCAGGATGCCAGGGCACAGGACGCGAAGGCCCAGGACGGCAAGGCGTCGGAGAGCAAGGCGTCCGACGCCCGATCGGCCGAGACCAAGTCCCAGCCGGCCAAGCCTCAGGAAGCTGCGAAGAGGTCCCGCGAGCCGGCGCCGCTGGTCTACGCCAAGGTCTCCGCCGACCCGAACCCGACGCTGACGCCGCGGACGTTCCTCGACACGCTCCGGGCGGCCGAGCGCTACGCGGCCTTCGCGGAGGCCGGGGGCTGGGAGCGGCTGCCAGACGATCTCGCGCGCCTCAAGCCCGGCGAGCGCCACCCGGCGATCCCCGCCCTGCGCCACCACCTGACGCTGACCGGCGACCTGCCGGCGGATGCGCCCGCGAACGACCGCCTCGACCCGCCCCTGGTGGCGGCGATCGCCGCCTTCCAGGGCCGCCACGGCCTGCCCGACAGCGGTATCCTTGGCCGGCTCACGATCAACGCGCTCAACGTGCCGGCCGCGGTGCGCCAGCGCCAGCTCGCCGCCTCCGCGGCCCGGTTGATGGGCTCGAAATTCCCGTTCGGCGAGCGCTACGTGGTGGTCAACATCCCGTCCGCCGCCGTGGAGGCGGTGGAGAACGGCGCCGTGGCGCGCCGCTACGTCGCGGTGGTCGGCTCCCCCGACAAGGCGACGCCGTCCGTCGAGACGCGGATCACCGACATCAACTTCAACCCGACCTGGACCGTCCCCGCCTCGGTGGTGAAGAACGAGATCATCCCGGCGATGCGCAAGAACCCGGGCTACCTCGCCAAGAACCGCATCCGGATCCTGGGCCCGGCGGGCGAGGTCGACCCGACCCGGATCGACTGGGCGGGCCAGAAGGCCGTCAACTACACGCTGCGCCAGGATTCCGGCCTCGACAATTCGCTGGGCCAGGTGCGGATCGACATGCCGAACCGCTTTGCCGTCTACATGCACGATACGCCGGCGAAGTCGCTCTTCGCCGCGAGCGTGCGCTTCCACAGCCACGGCTGCGTCCGGGTCGGACAGGTGAAGGAGCTGGTCGGCTGGCTGCTGCAGGGCACGGACGGCCCCAACGGGCCCGGCACGAACTGGGGGCCGATCGAGATCGAGACCGGCATCGCCGACGGCGAGCGCCGCGACATCAAGCTCACCAAGCCGATCCCGGTCACCTTCGTGTACCTCACCGGCTTCGCCACGCCGGACGGGAAGGCGCATTTCCGCGACGACATCTACAACCTCGACACGCCGGCGCCCGAGCCCGCCGCCACCGGCGCGATCCCGCCCGCGGCGGGCGCGGACGCCGCGAAGCCGGCCCCCGCCCCCGCGCCGGTCCCGCCCCGGCCCGGTGCGGCCCACGACGCGAAGCCGGCTCCCGCGCGGGCTGCCGCGGCCAAGCCCGCGACGGTCGGGCCCGCGCCGGTCAGGCCCGCACCGGCGAAGCCGTCGCCGGAGCGGCCCGCCACCGAGCACCGCAGTTTGGAATCCGTCGAACCTATCCGCTAA
- a CDS encoding MucR family transcriptional regulator — MDATGEGQPDYLTLSVDIVSAFVSNNPVPAPELPGLIAAIHATLHGLGEPSAPPAEQLRPAVPVRRSVQPDFIVCLEDGKKFKSLKRHLRTHYNLTPEEYRGKWGLPPDYPMVAPNYAAARSSLAKSMGLGHQRRKG; from the coding sequence ATGGACGCCACGGGTGAAGGGCAACCGGACTATCTCACGCTGTCCGTCGACATCGTGTCGGCCTTCGTGAGCAACAATCCGGTCCCCGCGCCGGAACTGCCGGGGCTGATCGCGGCCATCCACGCGACGCTGCACGGGCTCGGCGAGCCGTCCGCCCCGCCGGCGGAGCAGCTGCGGCCGGCCGTGCCGGTCCGGCGCTCGGTCCAGCCCGACTTCATCGTCTGCCTGGAGGACGGCAAGAAGTTCAAGTCGCTGAAGCGCCACCTGCGGACGCACTACAACCTGACGCCCGAGGAGTATCGGGGAAAGTGGGGCCTGCCGCCCGACTACCCGATGGTGGCGCCGAACTACGCCGCGGCGCGGTCCAGCCTCGCCAAGAGCATGGGCCTCGGCCACCAGCGCCGGAAGGGCTGA
- a CDS encoding DedA family protein, which yields MAFLNDLPIADLIANYGYIAIFVIITLESAGVPCPGETVLISAAVYAGSTGNLNIGLVIAAAATAAILGDNVGYWAGRRWGMPLLLRYGHLIALDHGRLKLGQYLFRQHGGKIVFFGRFTAMLRAYAALLAGVNRLDARRFFAFNALGGVVWAGSMGIGSYYCGRQIEHIVGPVGLTLLALVVFGGLALWLFVRRHEARLLSEAEIAIPGPLA from the coding sequence ATGGCCTTCCTGAACGACCTGCCCATCGCCGACCTGATCGCGAATTACGGATACATCGCGATCTTCGTGATCATCACTCTCGAGAGCGCCGGCGTGCCGTGCCCCGGCGAGACGGTGCTGATCTCGGCCGCCGTCTACGCCGGCAGCACCGGGAACCTGAACATCGGACTGGTCATCGCCGCGGCGGCGACGGCCGCGATCCTGGGCGACAATGTCGGCTACTGGGCGGGGCGGCGCTGGGGCATGCCGCTGCTGCTCCGCTACGGCCATCTCATCGCCCTCGACCACGGGCGGCTCAAGCTCGGCCAGTACCTGTTCCGCCAGCACGGCGGGAAGATCGTGTTCTTCGGCCGCTTCACCGCGATGCTGCGTGCCTACGCGGCCCTGCTCGCCGGGGTCAACCGCCTGGACGCGCGCCGCTTCTTCGCCTTCAACGCCCTCGGCGGCGTCGTCTGGGCTGGCAGCATGGGCATCGGCTCGTACTATTGCGGGCGCCAGATCGAGCACATCGTCGGCCCGGTGGGCCTGACCCTGCTCGCCCTGGTGGTGTTCGGCGGCCTGGCCCTGTGGCTGTTCGTGCGCCGCCACGAAGCGCGCCTGCTCAGCGAGGCGGAGATCGCCATCCCCGGCCCGCTCGCCTGA
- a CDS encoding peroxiredoxin, translating to MIQVGDHLPQATFRVIGPEGPIARTTDDVFKGRRVVLIGVPGAFTPSCHRNHLPGFVTHKDEILGRGIDAIAVTSVNDVFVLDAWSKASGAEGLEFLADGNADFAKALGLEMDGTGFGLGMRSKRYSMLVEDGVVRILNVEETPSKAEASGAEALLKVL from the coding sequence ATGATCCAGGTCGGCGACCACCTGCCCCAGGCCACCTTCCGGGTGATCGGCCCCGAGGGCCCGATCGCGCGCACCACCGACGACGTGTTCAAGGGCCGGCGCGTGGTCTTGATCGGCGTGCCGGGCGCGTTCACCCCCAGCTGCCACCGCAACCACCTGCCGGGCTTCGTCACCCACAAGGACGAGATCCTCGGGCGCGGTATCGACGCCATCGCGGTGACGAGCGTCAACGACGTGTTCGTGCTCGACGCGTGGTCGAAGGCGAGCGGCGCCGAGGGGCTGGAATTCCTCGCCGACGGCAACGCCGATTTCGCCAAGGCCCTCGGCCTGGAGATGGACGGCACCGGCTTCGGCCTCGGGATGCGCTCGAAGCGCTACTCGATGCTGGTCGAGGACGGCGTCGTCCGGATCCTCAACGTCGAGGAGACGCCCTCGAAGGCCGAGGCGTCCGGCGCCGAAGCACTGCTGAAGGTCCTCTGA
- a CDS encoding bifunctional acetate--CoA ligase family protein/GNAT family N-acetyltransferase translates to MSTYRFDKLLAPRSIALVGAVGREGSLGRSVLDSLRAAGFPGAIMPVQPDQAAVEGLACVPRVADLPAAPDLVLIAVPPPSVPEVVAQAAAIGAGAAVILTARLGSGPEDPGPVAHGIARAHGLRLLGPDSAGLAVPGARLNASLFAQAPEAGDLALVSQSGTVAAAIVAWGARHGTGFSAVLSLGSVLDIGVADCLDHFAADFRTRAILLCLDRVADARRFMSAARAAARAKPVVVLRAGRHRPDTRAAVTHTGALARPDAVYAAAFRRAGLLAVPDLDAMFSAVETLGRQRPFPGHRLAIVSNGRGIGLLAADRLIERAGTLAAPAEAEGRAPGNPLDLGVDAAGPAFASALTPLLTDRTSDAVLAIHVPTIRSEAGAVAEAVAATVKAARAGQTRKKPVFAVTLGDAEAARETFAQAGIPHFTTDSEAIEGFLHLVRYREAQDDLMRTPDSLPRDFSPDTARARSIVAGALRQGAAWLDPVAVNGLLQAYGIPTVPITLAPDTDAAAAAAWPIIAAGGTVALKVVSPDIVHKSDIGGVHLDLTSEADVAEAARSILARARRERPDARVTGFAVQPMVRRGQRRELIAGLAEDAVFGPVVVFGRGGTAVEVIDDRALGLPPLDLTLARDLIARTRVARRLEAYRDVPAADLGAIALTLVKLSQLAADLPQVRELDINPLLADETGVLALDARVRIGRAERGDYGSAHGRGHPRFAIRPYPAEWIRTLNLKDRTVRVRPVRPEDEGLFLAFFKGLDPEDLRLRFFGPVREFSHAFLARLTQLDYARAIAFVATEIGPGGGERMLGAVRLHADANHESGEYAIAVGRDARGTGLAFALMRLMIDWARSEGIGRVEGTVLAENRPMLAVCRRLGFTQGRDPDDPGLVKVHLDLATG, encoded by the coding sequence GTGAGCACCTACCGGTTCGACAAACTGCTGGCGCCCCGCTCGATCGCCCTGGTCGGGGCGGTGGGGCGCGAGGGCTCGCTGGGGCGCAGCGTGCTCGACAGCCTGCGCGCCGCGGGCTTTCCCGGCGCGATCATGCCGGTCCAGCCCGATCAGGCCGCCGTCGAGGGGCTGGCCTGCGTGCCGCGGGTCGCGGATCTGCCCGCCGCCCCCGACCTCGTCCTGATCGCGGTGCCGCCGCCGAGCGTGCCCGAGGTCGTCGCGCAGGCCGCCGCGATCGGCGCCGGGGCGGCCGTGATCCTCACGGCGCGGCTCGGATCCGGGCCGGAGGATCCCGGTCCGGTCGCCCACGGGATCGCCCGCGCCCACGGCCTGCGCCTGCTCGGGCCCGACAGCGCCGGCTTGGCGGTTCCGGGCGCCAGGCTCAACGCCAGCCTGTTCGCCCAAGCGCCCGAGGCCGGCGACCTCGCCCTCGTCTCGCAATCCGGCACGGTCGCGGCCGCCATCGTCGCCTGGGGCGCCCGCCACGGCACGGGCTTCTCGGCGGTGCTGTCGCTCGGCAGCGTCCTCGACATCGGCGTGGCCGACTGCCTCGACCACTTCGCCGCCGATTTCCGCACCCGCGCGATCCTGCTCTGCCTCGACCGGGTCGCGGATGCCCGCCGGTTCATGTCGGCCGCCCGCGCCGCGGCCCGGGCCAAGCCCGTCGTGGTCCTGCGGGCCGGCCGGCACCGGCCCGACACCCGCGCCGCCGTCACCCATACCGGCGCCCTGGCCCGCCCGGACGCGGTCTACGCCGCGGCCTTCCGGCGGGCCGGCCTGCTGGCCGTGCCGGACCTCGACGCGATGTTCTCCGCCGTGGAGACCCTGGGGCGGCAGCGGCCGTTCCCCGGTCACCGGCTGGCGATCGTGTCCAACGGCCGCGGCATCGGCCTCCTCGCGGCGGACCGGCTGATCGAGCGGGCCGGGACCCTGGCGGCGCCCGCCGAGGCGGAGGGCCGCGCGCCGGGAAACCCCCTCGACCTCGGCGTCGACGCCGCCGGTCCGGCCTTCGCGTCCGCGCTGACGCCGCTGCTGACGGATCGGACGAGCGACGCCGTGCTGGCGATCCACGTGCCGACGATCCGCTCGGAGGCCGGCGCGGTGGCCGAGGCCGTCGCCGCGACGGTCAAGGCCGCCCGCGCCGGCCAGACCCGCAAGAAGCCGGTCTTCGCGGTCACGCTGGGCGACGCGGAGGCGGCGCGCGAGACCTTCGCGCAGGCCGGGATCCCGCATTTCACCACCGATTCCGAGGCGATCGAGGGCTTCCTGCACCTCGTGCGCTACCGCGAGGCCCAGGACGACCTGATGCGCACGCCGGACTCGCTGCCGCGGGACTTCTCCCCCGACACGGCGCGGGCCCGCTCGATCGTCGCCGGCGCCCTGCGCCAGGGCGCCGCGTGGCTCGACCCGGTGGCGGTGAACGGCCTCCTGCAGGCCTACGGGATCCCGACCGTCCCGATCACGCTCGCCCCCGACACGGACGCGGCCGCGGCGGCCGCGTGGCCGATCATCGCGGCGGGCGGGACGGTGGCGCTGAAGGTCGTCTCGCCGGACATCGTGCACAAATCCGACATCGGCGGCGTCCACCTCGACCTGACCAGCGAGGCCGACGTCGCGGAGGCCGCCCGCAGCATCCTGGCCCGCGCGCGCCGGGAGCGGCCCGACGCCCGGGTCACCGGCTTCGCCGTGCAGCCGATGGTCCGCCGCGGCCAGCGCCGGGAGCTGATCGCCGGGCTCGCGGAGGACGCGGTGTTCGGCCCGGTGGTGGTGTTCGGCCGGGGCGGGACCGCCGTGGAGGTGATCGACGACCGCGCCCTCGGCCTGCCGCCGCTCGACCTGACCCTGGCGCGCGATCTCATTGCCCGCACCCGGGTCGCGCGCCGCCTGGAGGCCTACCGCGACGTGCCGGCGGCCGATCTCGGGGCGATCGCGCTGACGCTGGTGAAGCTGTCCCAGCTCGCCGCCGACCTGCCGCAGGTGCGCGAGCTCGACATCAACCCGCTCCTGGCCGACGAGACCGGCGTGCTGGCCCTCGACGCCCGGGTCCGGATCGGGCGCGCCGAGCGTGGCGACTACGGCAGCGCCCACGGCCGCGGCCACCCGCGCTTCGCGATCCGGCCCTATCCGGCCGAGTGGATCCGCACGCTCAACCTCAAGGACCGGACCGTGCGGGTGCGGCCCGTGCGCCCGGAGGACGAGGGCCTCTTCCTGGCCTTCTTCAAGGGTCTTGATCCGGAGGACCTGCGGCTGCGGTTCTTCGGGCCGGTGCGCGAGTTCAGCCACGCCTTCCTGGCCCGCCTGACGCAGCTCGACTACGCCCGCGCCATCGCGTTCGTGGCCACGGAGATCGGGCCGGGCGGCGGCGAGCGCATGCTCGGTGCGGTCCGGCTCCACGCCGACGCCAACCACGAGAGCGGCGAGTACGCGATCGCGGTGGGCCGCGACGCCCGCGGGACGGGCCTCGCCTTCGCGCTGATGCGCCTGATGATCGACTGGGCGCGCTCCGAGGGGATCGGCCGGGTCGAGGGCACGGTGCTGGCCGAGAACCGACCGATGCTGGCGGTGTGCCGCCGCCTCGGGTTCACGCAGGGGCGCGACCCGGACGATCCGGGCCTCGTGAAGGTGCACCTCGATCTCGCAACCGGCTAG
- a CDS encoding restriction endonuclease, which translates to MPGKPSLVARLFWTAVIGLPFGLWYGRPALAATGLALALVLLRHLGRPRRFRARVRRIARAHAETLALRRRQESYTDPYGNRIEDGWLRERDYFLERTVLPQLGPRFADLAEAEHARMLAIVEAEAAAVALPEEDEAPGDGLDYERYCAERLVRAGWRAHRTPASGDQGADIVAVRDGLRLVVQCKRLSKPVGNAAVQEAAAALRYWDGDRAAVVSNAGFTPAARRLATATGVLLLHHDALEAIEAFDLAET; encoded by the coding sequence ATGCCCGGCAAGCCCAGCCTCGTCGCCCGCCTGTTCTGGACGGCCGTGATCGGCCTTCCCTTCGGGCTCTGGTACGGCCGGCCGGCGCTCGCCGCGACGGGACTCGCCCTCGCGCTCGTCCTGCTGCGGCATCTCGGGCGCCCGCGCCGGTTCCGGGCCCGGGTGCGCCGGATCGCCCGCGCCCATGCCGAGACGCTGGCGCTGCGGCGGCGGCAGGAGAGCTACACCGACCCCTACGGCAACCGGATCGAGGACGGCTGGCTGCGCGAGCGCGATTATTTCCTCGAGCGGACCGTCCTGCCGCAGCTCGGCCCGCGCTTCGCCGACCTCGCCGAGGCGGAGCACGCGCGGATGCTGGCGATCGTCGAGGCCGAGGCCGCCGCCGTCGCGCTCCCGGAGGAGGACGAGGCGCCCGGGGACGGGCTGGACTACGAGCGCTACTGCGCCGAGCGCCTGGTCCGGGCGGGCTGGCGGGCGCACCGGACGCCGGCGAGCGGCGACCAGGGCGCCGATATCGTGGCGGTGCGGGACGGGCTGCGCCTCGTCGTGCAGTGCAAGCGGCTGAGCAAGCCCGTGGGCAACGCCGCCGTGCAGGAAGCCGCCGCGGCCCTGCGCTACTGGGACGGGGACCGGGCCGCCGTGGTGTCGAACGCCGGCTTCACGCCGGCGGCGCGCCGGCTCGCCACGGCCACCGGCGTCCTCCTCCTGCACCACGACGCCCTCGAGGCGATCGAGGCGTTCGACCTCGCGGAGACGTGA